Below is a genomic region from Chthoniobacterales bacterium.
AGGGCGGCGAGGATGTCGTCGGAGTGGGTGACCCAGCCGAAGATACCGCACTGGGCGATGATCATTTTGAGGCCCATTTCCTGAAACTCGGGGAAGTAGGAGCCGACGCAGTCCGACGGCACGAGGCAGTCGTAGCCGCGGTCGTTGGCCTCGCGGACGGTCGTGTTCACGCACACCTCGGTGGTGACGCCGGTGACGATGAGCTGGGTGATGCCGCGGTGCTGAAGAATGGTGTGGAGGTCGGTCGCGTAGAATGCCCCCTTGCCGGGTTTGTCGATGATCGGCTCGTGCGGCAGGGGATAGAGCTCGGGAATGATGTCGTGGCCGCTCTCGCCGCGCACGAGGATGCGCCCCATCGGGCCGGCGTCGCCGATCGTTTTCTCGCCGCGGGCCCGGATTTTCTTGGTTTCCGGCAGATCGGTGAGGTCGGGACGGTGACCTTCACGCGTGTGGATGACCTGCGCCCCGATGGCGCGCCAGGCCTCGAGGAGGCGGCGGTTGGGCTCGATCGTCGGCCGGAGCTTGGCGACGTCGTTGCCGAGCATGCTGGCGAAGCCGTTCGGTTCGAGGAAATCGCGCTGCATGTCGATGATGAGCAGGGCGCACTTTTCCGGGTGCAGTTCGAAAGAGTAGGGTTCGGCTTTGACGGAAACAGGCATGGCGGGTCGTGATGTCCGCGAATCCCTTGAGCTTCCGCGATGCCAAGTCGCCCCCGGAAACGCCGAATCCCTCACGTGGAGCGATTTACGTCCAAACGCGCCGTTCCGACCGGGGCGTCAGCGCGTGGCGGGTGTTGCGCGATGCGACGCCTGCAACACTCCGGGGCGGGGTCCATCGGGGCACCCACTGATTGGCACCCCGCATGGCACCTGAAGTGCTGACTTTCCGAGGCGTGACTTCCACTTTGAGAAAATCCCTTGGGGCGCAGATTCCGGCGCTCCTCGCCCTGGGGTTGGGCATCACTCTTTCGCTCGCGGCAGCGTGG
It encodes:
- a CDS encoding isochorismatase family cysteine hydrolase gives rise to the protein MPVSVKAEPYSFELHPEKCALLIIDMQRDFLEPNGFASMLGNDVAKLRPTIEPNRRLLEAWRAIGAQVIHTREGHRPDLTDLPETKKIRARGEKTIGDAGPMGRILVRGESGHDIIPELYPLPHEPIIDKPGKGAFYATDLHTILQHRGITQLIVTGVTTEVCVNTTVREANDRGYDCLVPSDCVGSYFPEFQEMGLKMIIAQCGIFGWVTHSDDILAALS